GGCTGATTATTTTTTAGTTAGTGACTGTAACAATGTTCCACACACCAAGTTTATCTGCAATGCTTCAGTAGATTTATGACATGGAGCATAAGTGGATGACTCAAGTGAATTAAACACTAAGGTTATCTAACTGCAGAAGAACCACCATTCATAGGATTTCTCAACCACAGAAGAGAGGAAATAGTTAGGATCGCAACCCAAAACAAGAGAGAAAAAAATTATAACAATCTTTTGAAGTGTTTCCAAAACTTTAGGATTATTCTTTTTTAGATGATGGGAAGTTCTATTCGATGTGATATTCCCTAATATAGAGGAAATGAATCGTTTGGAATTCAAAGATAAAATCTTTTTCAGCGATAGATGTCGAAAAATCATGGGATTAGCCAACTTGATTTTTAGCTGCGCGAATGATATACTGAATGTTAATAATGTCAGTAGGACTCCTAATTGATTGGACTTGATTTCTGCTAGATGAGTTGAAGTAAACGATAAATAAACCTTTTTGACAACTTTCCTTCATTGACTTTTTTTGTCGAGGATGCATTCTTAAAAGGTTCCTATTCTTAAGTATCAATATTTGTTAAGTCATAATTTTGTGACCATTCATCTGTCGACACTGATGTAATATATTTGATCTTAGGCTGGAATACTAGGGAATATGCAGAGTTTATACGAGACTGTTAAGAAGGCACAGACAGTTGTTCAGGTTGAGGCAGTTCGGGTGCAAAAAGAACTTGCCTTGTATGTTTCAAACTATTTCATACATTATCTTTTAAGCCTCAAACTATTGTTATTTACCTTGTACCAATACCTAATATTGTGAGATTCATTTTGTCTTTTCTGGATTGCAGAGCAGAGTTTGATGGTTATTGTGAGGGCGAATTGGTGAAGGTATGCACATTGTCATTGTTATCAATTTAGATTTTTAGACTTTGATTAATGATTACATTAAAAACTTGCTCTGAATATGGCTTAGTTCTTAGCCACAATTGGAAAGATATAGAGTTGTACAAAAAGTGTTAATTtaagatgtcttttgaagaagCTGGATGTAAATGTGTGTTTTTATGTGCTTCTGTTGTGTCAATTTATGGGTACAATTACTGAAAATCAGGGTCCCTATTAACTCCACAATCTCGAATTAATTTTAAACGGTCTGGTTCCACAAGAGTTGCCCTTTCAAGGCAGAACTATAATGACTCAATCCTGCAAGGTAAACCCTTGTGCGGACCACCCTGCTAGACTTGAGGCAAATTAAGTGCTTGTGCATTGTTAGGTGACTGTAAAAAAATGTTTTTGCCAACACAATATTAAACTTGTAACCTCAAACTCTCTGAGACTGCACAATGAATATAGAGTCAGAGAAATATCACGAATTTAAGATGGATACGATGAATATCTCCGATACACCCCAGGCTGCCATCAAATTATATATATTCTATTTGAAAATTTGTAATGGTATTCGAAAAAGAAGGTAATCACCAAATTTCCTCAGGTAACCCTGTCAGGAAACCAGCAACCTATACGCACTGAAATCACGGAGGCTGCAATGGAACTGGGATCAGAGGTGATTTTACGCAATTCATTAATGCATTTGCAACTTTATATGTCTTTATTTACATCTCATGAAGGGTAAATTCGttgatttataattttttttcttggACCTGATGATGAAGACAGGGTTTTAAGAATAAATCCTACTCAGATAACAGATACTACAAATCAGTTAGTTTAAATAGCAATAACCTGTATAAGTATATGGATCTGTATTAATATATAGCCACACAAACATTcctaatttaaatcaaattattgAACGGTAAAGCTTATGTTTCCTCACTTTCCTCATCTGAATCTAAAGGATAACTAtcttataatataaattaatgtacTTTAAATGTTATAAAGGTAGTGGCTTTCATTGCCAATAAGTAGTGTTCAATCTATCTCATCTTGGATTTTTTTCTGCTGGATAGTCCTGCCCTATGTGGACTGTTGGTTTGTGTCAATTTGCATATGTAGAGCAAGTCAagaatgatttttttttttacaaaagcATATGTACTTTGGAGTCAATATTGTGTCCCTAATTTTGAGACTACTAATTGAACATCATAtcaatgatttttaaaaattgaaactGAGTTTTGAACTATATGGAAGAGAATGTGTCCTCTATACGCTTTTATTCATTTTCATGACACAAATGGTTTGGCTGCATGATAAaatacaattaacatataaattgTTCCTATGTATGTCTGATAAATTTGAATAGGTTGGCAACAGTTGGATTTTGTATTGCAAATTCTTACAGACCTGGCTGTAATAACTTCAGCAGAAACTTTGTACAATTGGAAATTTAAAGCTTTGATGTGTATAAATGTGACAATACGATATGCTCAAGTTTAGTTTAGTCGAAACTCACATCATATTGGGTATTAAAAAAAAATCTATATATGTATTTGATTTTGACAAACTTAACCTGCCTAGAGCTAAAGGATGTGAATGTGACACAAAGGGATTAAGAGAATAATATAGACAAACATGATGTTTATGCATTTGTGACATGGATATTCTGCTGCTTAGAAAAATAGTCTGcagtttttttttttttcttttttttcccaGTTTGGTGGTAAGTGAGGGATGTGCTACATAATTTTATATGCATCAGATTTTTACGTATAGGACAAGGGTGGATGAGGATTTGAACCCATGACGTTGGTCTTGGGGAGGGAAAGGTGCCTTGTCACTAGGCTATCAGCGACTCTCAGTGGGTTATTTTGGCATAGGTTTTTAGCCCACATACCTGTACAAGTTTTTAACCCCTACATGGAGTGGTGGATGCCTCACCACTGGGGCATCTCCACAAACTTGTCATGAGGGAAGGGTGGGGACAAGCCTGTGCCACTGTCCTTAGATTCTCTACAGTtttgtgtatatgtgtgtgtgtactGTGTGACTGTGTGTATTCTAAATATTTATCTATCTTTAGACTGTTAAGTATTAGGAGAGGGGAAAGGGTGAATTCTTTTTTTGGTACTTGACACAAGTTGTATGTATAAGGAGAGGGAGAGCGAAGATTTGAACCCATGACAGAGATGAACCTTCCCCCCCATTAAATATGCCAAAAAATTGTACAATACAATTTTTTTTTGTGTGTGTGTACTATTAGAAAACTGATAATTTATTCGCTATTGGTCCCACAAAATAAGTTGGCACCCTAATTTATGGGATGTTAAGTTTTTGCATCTCAAGTTGACACCCAATCCACCTAGTTAGCATCCCTTTTTCACCCTTGCGGCTCCAATGGAGTGCTAACTAGAGTGTCAAGCCATGCCATGCCATGCATGCCAATGGTGTAGGCACCCCTTCTTAGAGTTGCTCTTGCACTATCAGGGATATGATAACTTACTAGTAATGTGTGCTGGTTAGATCTTTATTAGCTCTGCCTTTATTCATATTTTAAAGTTCTCAGTTTTTTTAGTCATAAACTATTCTGCCATGATGTGGACAAGTTCCAACAAGGAGCATGAACCTTACACAAGACCAATGCGACTAAGTTTATTCAAACAACGGATCATTCTGTCCGTGTGTTCTCGAATCTTCCTCCATTGATCTGTTATACTGGGAATATGTGGAATTTTGAACCATTGAATGTGACTTGATTGTACAGTAAACCTAAAGATCTACTTGCTTTACCTGCAGAAGCTTTCACTGTTAATCACTGAGGCGTACAAGGATGCACATCAAAAGAGCATACTGGTTAGAATTATCCAATTCTGATATCGAAATTAACTATAAATGTAATTTGTAAGTCACTATTTTCTAATCGGATGTGATGGACTTGTGACTCTTTCAGGCAATGAAGGAAAGAATGAGTGATCTTGCCCAAAGCCTAGGTATGCCGCCTGGCCTTGGCGATGGATTCAAGCAATGAGCTAATCCTGTTGTTAGGGCATCTAAACAGAGATTCAGTTTTGTATACTGGATGGAATTTTTTAATTTGTTCTCCAGTCAAAAGTTTAATAGTTTATGAAATATGGTTTTATAGTAGGTGCTTATCCATAGCTTTGGCGAAGCAACACCTTGGTGGACTTGATCTCATCCGCCGGGTTGGTAGATCCTTCTGCCTAAGACTTCAAATTTAGAAGAAAAAAGTTTATGTTCAGCGTTAATTAGCTAATGCAATTGAGTTTCTATAATTGAACACTTTTTTGTTTTTTaagaaattatcaaaaatattattttttttctaagtttttttgcgattttactattttttaaaaacatttgCGAAAATATGGTGTAACTAAAATCAAGTAGATATGTAATTAGTTGAATCTAGTTTTTTGGTTGCATTTGAGATTGCGTGAGGTTGTTTGGAGTTGCAGAAATTCGTCAAAGGTTGCATGTTGTATCTAGTTGAATGAATCGAATTGTTGAAAATCGTATCTATgcattttttgaaaaataatatttttgcaaatttaaaggtatttttgtaattttttttaaaattacagtatttttgtaaaaatatttttggTCTTGGATATTTTTCAAAACACTCTTATTTTTTTTGCTAAGCAAAACTGAAACATGTTATTTGAATTATTTAAGTAACTAAAAATGTACAAAATTCAATAATGTAAATAAAAACATccaattttttaatatatataaaatttatgtttttactTTCAAGTATAAAAATTGGTATGGAAGGTGAAATGATTTTTACTTTGTTATAGAAAAACGGTagtaatttaaaagaaataaattgGTGAAACATGGTATAAAATTAGATAACAATTAATTCATTCAAACCGTTTATATTTAGTCACTCCTATTACTCAGTTAAattgaattaatatataataaGTTCTCATTTTACAGATGTATGGTGTATATATAATGAAGTATAATAAATTTAATATGTCTGGTCCGTTTAGGTTTCAGTTTAGTTTAGTTTCAAATATTCGGGTTGGGTTTTGGTTTAGTTAGTTTAAAGATCAAACATATATCAAATTTAATAGATTTTAACAAAAACCAAACTTGTAATGTAAAGTCGGTTCGAAAATTTTTGCAATCCCTGTGCATAAGAGACATTTATGTGCATAAGAGTGAGAAAATACCAATGAATTGGAAGAGAATAAGGTTAAGGTGTGGAACACCGATAGCCATTTTTAAGTATAGATTTtagtaaaaagagaaagaaag
The sequence above is drawn from the Apium graveolens cultivar Ventura chromosome 2, ASM990537v1, whole genome shotgun sequence genome and encodes:
- the LOC141706890 gene encoding nucleoid-associated protein At4g30620, chloroplastic-like, whose protein sequence is MPSTCSLTAQLPSFHGRPSSSFCQLNSNLNQVRMWALSQPTSQKLVCNRRSLRVSGLFGGKKDSDKSDDGPGKAGILGNMQSLYETVKKAQTVVQVEAVRVQKELALAEFDGYCEGELVKVTLSGNQQPIRTEITEAAMELGSEKLSLLITEAYKDAHQKSILAMKERMSDLAQSLGMPPGLGDGFKQ